One stretch of Natronobacterium gregoryi SP2 DNA includes these proteins:
- the deoC gene encoding deoxyribose-phosphate aldolase encodes MDRSELAALIDHTALGPETTPDDVRALLEEADEHGMNACIPPYAVEAAADYAPEVTLATVVGFPHGHHLAESKRREGVDAWQAGADELDVVINVGRLKAGEDDAVRAEIAELVAAVPIPVKVIVETALLSEAETRRACEAAVAADAAMVKTSTGFADGGATVADVELMSEYLPVKASGGIGSYDDAMAMVEAGAERIGASSGVEILEGAPVADDR; translated from the coding sequence ATGGACCGTAGCGAACTCGCCGCGCTGATCGACCACACGGCACTCGGCCCCGAAACGACGCCTGACGACGTTCGGGCGCTGCTCGAGGAGGCCGACGAGCACGGGATGAACGCTTGCATTCCGCCCTACGCCGTCGAAGCGGCGGCCGACTACGCACCCGAGGTGACGCTCGCGACCGTCGTCGGCTTCCCTCACGGCCACCACCTCGCCGAGAGCAAGCGACGCGAAGGCGTCGACGCCTGGCAGGCCGGAGCCGACGAACTCGACGTCGTTATCAACGTCGGCCGGCTGAAAGCAGGCGAGGACGACGCCGTCAGGGCCGAGATCGCAGAACTCGTCGCCGCCGTCCCGATCCCGGTCAAAGTGATCGTCGAGACGGCCTTGCTCTCCGAGGCAGAGACACGACGGGCCTGCGAGGCCGCGGTTGCTGCCGACGCGGCGATGGTCAAGACATCTACTGGGTTTGCCGATGGCGGTGCGACTGTCGCAGACGTCGAACTCATGAGCGAGTACCTCCCTGTCAAAGCCAGTGGCGGCATCGGCAGCTACGACGATGCGATGGCGATGGTCGAAGCCGGAGCAGAACGAATCGGTGCCTCGAGTGGCGTCGAGATTCTCGAGGGAGCGCCAGTGGCAGACGACCGCTAG
- a CDS encoding ribose 1,5-bisphosphate isomerase, with protein sequence MSTDDSGTAVDPAVLETADDIASMEIRGAATIADAAAAALATQARHSSAETPAAFRDQLRAAAKTLYETRPTAVSLPNALRFVLRGMDGEIVPELRESTVARAETFRSDLEQAQTNLGEIGANRLRDGDVVLTHCHSTDALACIEAALEDGKSLEAIVKETRPRKQGHITARQLREWGVPVTLIVDNAARRYLDEADHVLVGADSIAADGSVINKIGTSGLAVNARERGVPVMVAAQTIKLHPDTMTGHTIEIENRDEDEVLPPEERTDVAVDSADDGLTVENPAFDVTPPRHVDAIVTEHGQFPPESIVTLMRELFGETTGEPWEV encoded by the coding sequence ATGAGTACAGACGACTCCGGGACTGCCGTCGACCCGGCCGTCCTCGAGACTGCAGACGACATCGCGTCGATGGAGATACGCGGTGCTGCGACGATCGCCGACGCGGCCGCGGCGGCGCTTGCAACCCAGGCTCGACACTCGAGCGCCGAGACGCCGGCGGCGTTCCGTGATCAGTTGCGAGCGGCTGCAAAGACGCTCTACGAGACGCGGCCGACTGCGGTCAGCCTCCCTAACGCCCTCCGGTTCGTGCTCCGAGGGATGGACGGAGAGATCGTCCCGGAACTGCGGGAGTCGACGGTCGCTCGCGCGGAGACGTTTCGGTCCGACCTGGAGCAAGCGCAGACGAATCTCGGCGAGATCGGAGCCAATCGCCTTCGGGACGGCGACGTGGTGCTGACTCACTGTCACTCGACGGACGCGCTGGCGTGTATCGAGGCCGCACTCGAGGACGGGAAGTCGCTCGAGGCGATCGTCAAGGAGACTCGTCCCCGCAAGCAGGGTCACATCACGGCTCGCCAGCTCCGAGAGTGGGGCGTGCCGGTGACGCTGATCGTCGACAACGCGGCGCGTCGCTATCTCGACGAAGCCGACCACGTCCTCGTTGGTGCGGATAGTATCGCGGCGGACGGCAGCGTCATCAACAAGATCGGGACCAGCGGCCTGGCGGTCAACGCCCGCGAACGCGGCGTTCCGGTGATGGTTGCGGCACAGACGATCAAGCTCCATCCGGACACGATGACCGGTCACACGATCGAGATCGAGAACCGGGACGAAGACGAGGTACTGCCGCCGGAAGAGCGGACGGATGTCGCCGTCGACTCCGCAGACGACGGACTGACCGTCGAGAACCCGGCGTTCGACGTGACGCCGCCACGCCACGTCGACGCGATCGTCACCGAACACGGCCAGTTCCCGCCGGAGAGTATCGTGACGCTCATGCGGGAACTGTTCGGGGAGACGACGGGCGAACCCTGGGAAGTGTAG
- a CDS encoding HNH endonuclease yields the protein MTSREWHGDRDAVLDRDDHTCRRCGASGDDETVLRLYPVGDVPLEGSVHESALVTVCSPCFASLRRSPTAADAVRLDADDLFELVRETTQRQGVTVSAVASFASLSTSLPGDLEDGDLDEAGYVQARREVLLAIDSVPSRLERLTVAETDHLGDNIVEPLETVVESATQLQSELHRLVTLGESIVAGLDRCHGCLEPRAADEADGRCPTCGLEYRNVDGWRSDGEVAFELLYDEVNETLQAASDTTESLTEGAAGLAEGLQS from the coding sequence GTGACTTCCCGCGAGTGGCACGGCGACCGAGACGCCGTGCTCGACCGAGACGACCACACCTGCCGGCGCTGTGGAGCCAGCGGCGACGACGAAACGGTGCTTCGCCTCTACCCCGTCGGTGACGTTCCGCTCGAGGGGTCCGTCCACGAGAGCGCTCTCGTCACCGTCTGCTCGCCGTGTTTCGCATCCCTGCGCCGATCCCCGACCGCCGCGGACGCGGTTCGACTCGACGCCGACGATCTCTTCGAACTCGTCCGCGAGACCACCCAGCGACAGGGAGTGACGGTCTCGGCCGTCGCCTCCTTCGCGTCACTGTCGACCTCGCTCCCCGGCGACCTCGAGGACGGCGACCTCGATGAGGCTGGCTACGTCCAGGCCCGTCGCGAGGTCTTGCTCGCGATCGACTCCGTCCCGTCGCGACTCGAACGACTCACGGTCGCCGAAACCGACCACCTCGGAGACAACATCGTGGAGCCACTCGAGACCGTCGTGGAGTCAGCGACCCAACTCCAGTCGGAACTCCACCGACTCGTCACACTCGGCGAGTCGATCGTGGCCGGACTGGACCGCTGTCACGGCTGTCTCGAACCCCGCGCCGCCGACGAGGCCGACGGTCGGTGTCCGACCTGCGGACTCGAGTACCGGAACGTCGACGGCTGGCGATCGGACGGCGAAGTCGCGTTCGAGTTGCTGTACGACGAGGTAAACGAGACCCTGCAGGCCGCCTCGGACACGACCGAATCGTTGACTGAGGGTGCCGCGGGACTGGCCGAGGGACTCCAGTCGTAG
- a CDS encoding carbohydrate kinase family protein has product MITVLTAGHVNWDVTLRVDRLPEPDGESAIRSQSQSGGGSAANVAAALAGLEVDAGLVGSVGDDDNGVLARRDLEAAGVSLEGLRVVDDAETAVKYLLVDDEGEVAVLGNDGVNEAVAPDDVDSDRIRSADHVHLTSQRPDTATRIAEIASDAGVTISFDPGRRLEDREYGNALALADILFANDREIASLLEGEYEHVGSEYGDRIVVVKHGGDGAKLHTPELTYDHPGFDVEPVDTAGAGDAFAAGFLAVALTDGDLERALEYANACGALTASKEGARSAPTATTVEKFLRSQY; this is encoded by the coding sequence ATGATTACGGTGCTTACCGCCGGGCACGTCAACTGGGACGTCACCCTCCGCGTCGATCGCCTCCCCGAACCCGACGGCGAGTCAGCGATCCGCTCCCAGTCTCAATCCGGAGGCGGCAGTGCCGCCAACGTCGCCGCCGCCCTCGCCGGCCTCGAGGTCGACGCCGGCCTCGTCGGCAGCGTCGGCGACGACGACAACGGCGTTCTCGCCAGACGCGATCTCGAGGCGGCGGGCGTCTCCCTCGAGGGGCTCCGGGTCGTCGACGACGCCGAGACAGCCGTCAAGTACCTGCTCGTCGACGACGAGGGCGAGGTCGCAGTACTCGGCAACGACGGCGTCAACGAGGCCGTCGCGCCGGACGACGTCGACTCCGACCGTATCCGCTCGGCAGACCACGTCCACCTCACGAGCCAGCGACCCGATACCGCCACCAGGATCGCCGAGATCGCAAGCGACGCAGGCGTCACGATCAGTTTCGATCCCGGACGCCGACTCGAGGACCGGGAGTACGGTAACGCGCTCGCGCTCGCGGACATTCTCTTCGCCAACGACAGGGAGATCGCCTCGTTGCTCGAAGGCGAGTACGAACACGTCGGGTCGGAGTACGGTGATCGGATCGTCGTCGTCAAACACGGCGGCGACGGGGCGAAACTCCACACTCCCGAACTGACCTACGACCACCCAGGGTTCGACGTCGAACCAGTCGATACGGCCGGTGCAGGCGACGCGTTCGCGGCTGGCTTTCTCGCGGTGGCGCTTACCGACGGCGACTTAGAGCGAGCGCTCGAGTACGCGAACGCCTGTGGAGCCCTTACTGCGAGCAAGGAAGGGGCACGGAGTGCGCCGACTGCGACGACGGTCGAGAAGTTTCTGCGTTCACAGTATTGA
- a CDS encoding nucleoside phosphorylase — MATQPHLLVEAGDLTDIALIPGDPGRVDRIANHCDESETVAQNREYKVVNATYDGRELTICSTGIGCPSAAIAIEELANVGVETVVRVGTTGALQSDIEIGDMIVATGAAKNEGTSKRYEDVSYPAVPDYDVLSALVDSAEANDEAIHVGPIASDDAYYAETDEYVADWEDAGMLSVEMEAAAVFSLARRRGLRAGAICTVDGNLVEGTQKGTDTEDDELPEKAKNNVGRAIDIALEAATDL, encoded by the coding sequence ATGGCAACCCAACCGCATCTGCTGGTCGAAGCGGGAGATCTGACCGATATCGCACTCATTCCCGGCGATCCGGGACGGGTCGATCGCATCGCAAACCACTGTGACGAGTCCGAGACCGTCGCACAGAACCGCGAGTACAAAGTCGTCAACGCCACCTACGACGGCCGCGAGCTGACGATCTGCTCGACGGGGATCGGCTGTCCGTCGGCGGCGATCGCGATCGAGGAGCTCGCGAACGTCGGCGTCGAGACGGTCGTCCGCGTCGGGACGACCGGCGCTCTCCAGTCCGACATCGAGATCGGCGACATGATCGTCGCGACCGGTGCGGCGAAAAACGAGGGCACCTCGAAGCGCTACGAGGACGTCTCCTACCCCGCCGTCCCTGACTACGACGTACTCTCGGCGCTGGTCGACTCCGCGGAAGCCAACGACGAAGCGATTCACGTCGGCCCGATCGCCTCTGACGACGCCTACTACGCCGAAACCGACGAGTACGTCGCCGACTGGGAGGACGCCGGTATGCTGTCGGTCGAGATGGAAGCCGCCGCCGTCTTCTCGCTGGCCCGGCGGAGGGGGCTGCGCGCCGGTGCGATCTGTACCGTCGACGGCAACCTCGTCGAAGGAACCCAGAAAGGCACCGACACCGAGGACGACGAACTCCCCGAGAAAGCGAAGAACAACGTCGGCCGCGCGATCGACATCGCACTCGAGGCCGCGACGGACCTGTAA
- a CDS encoding HalOD1 output domain-containing protein yields MTDGGIYESDGRTCRRRVRYDRTEGESASIAVATALARYHDEDATDPSTRLYDYVDPEALDALVAGTEDGARSASVVEFEVERTAVRVYPGHVEVSATG; encoded by the coding sequence ATGACGGACGGAGGGATATACGAGTCGGACGGGCGCACCTGCAGGCGGCGCGTCCGGTACGACCGAACGGAGGGTGAATCGGCAAGTATCGCAGTCGCAACGGCGCTTGCACGCTACCACGACGAAGACGCGACCGATCCCAGCACGCGACTGTACGATTACGTCGATCCGGAAGCACTCGACGCACTGGTTGCAGGGACAGAGGACGGCGCGCGGTCGGCGTCGGTCGTGGAGTTCGAAGTCGAGCGAACCGCGGTTCGGGTCTACCCCGGTCACGTCGAGGTGTCGGCGACGGGCTGA
- a CDS encoding DUF63 family protein: MVLPEGFVLPPWYLLVPILAVLGGVLALLWELEPPVTDRTVVAFVPWMLFGATLHVLYRTGAYPETVEVLFTSPGVYLITAIVAGAAWILGIFLQEGGLQPTSERVVGITGTGFFAVFAMLAIGRSWGAGTFEPFWPVIAVVASGIVTALAWLALGLWFTDVAATTGATGALVVFGHTLDGISTAIGYDVLGAGEEVPLSRMILETGSALPTAEYIGGGWLFVLVKVGLALAILGLFREYVEEAPRQARTILALVAAIGLGPGVHNTLLFVVA, from the coding sequence ATGGTGTTACCAGAGGGGTTTGTCCTCCCACCGTGGTATCTCCTCGTGCCGATCTTGGCGGTGCTGGGCGGTGTGTTGGCGTTGCTGTGGGAACTCGAGCCGCCGGTGACCGATCGAACCGTCGTCGCGTTCGTTCCGTGGATGCTGTTCGGGGCGACGTTACACGTTCTCTATCGGACTGGGGCGTATCCGGAGACAGTCGAAGTGCTGTTTACCTCGCCGGGCGTCTATCTGATCACAGCGATCGTTGCCGGGGCCGCCTGGATACTCGGGATCTTCCTCCAGGAAGGTGGGCTCCAGCCGACGAGCGAGCGCGTCGTCGGGATTACGGGGACCGGCTTCTTTGCCGTCTTCGCGATGCTCGCGATCGGACGGAGCTGGGGGGCCGGAACGTTCGAGCCGTTCTGGCCAGTTATCGCCGTCGTCGCCTCCGGCATCGTCACCGCGCTTGCCTGGCTCGCACTCGGGCTCTGGTTTACAGATGTCGCCGCGACGACCGGAGCGACAGGCGCACTCGTCGTCTTCGGTCACACGCTCGATGGTATCTCGACCGCGATCGGCTACGACGTGCTCGGTGCTGGCGAGGAAGTGCCGCTCTCACGCATGATTCTCGAGACCGGATCGGCGCTGCCGACCGCCGAGTACATCGGAGGGGGCTGGCTGTTCGTGCTCGTGAAGGTCGGCCTCGCGCTTGCGATCCTCGGGCTGTTCAGAGAGTACGTCGAGGAAGCACCACGGCAGGCCAGGACGATCCTCGCACTCGTCGCCGCCATCGGCCTCGGGCCGGGCGTTCACAACACTCTGCTGTTCGTCGTCGCCTAG